A single genomic interval of Plasmodium reichenowi strain SY57 chromosome Unknown, whole genome shotgun sequence harbors:
- a CDS encoding acyl-CoA synthetase, whose translation SKGLVKLSQGEYIETEMLNNIYTQISFINNCVVYGDDSMDGPLAILSVDKDLLFKCLKDDNMLEKTQVSEQNYREKLTDENINNNIFVDYIKEKMMEVYK comes from the coding sequence TCAAAAGGATTAGTTAAATTATCACAAGGAGAATATATTGAAACAGAAATgttgaataatatatacacacaaatatcttttataaataattgtGTTGTATATGGTGATGATTCTATGGATGGTCCACTGGCTATCCTTTCCGTTGATAAAgatttattattcaaatGTTTAAAGGATGATAATATGTTAGAAAAAACTCAAGTTAGTGAACAAAATTATAGAGAAAAATTAActgatgaaaatataaataataatatttttgttgattatattaaaga